A region of Pseudomonas sp. Marseille-Q3773 DNA encodes the following proteins:
- the azu gene encoding azurin, with protein sequence MTRQLLLLTLLAAAPTAWSAQPCAVEIHGTDQMTFDKAAISVPAACSTFTVTLTHPGAMPKNVMGHNWVLSTQADMQGVLDEGQKAGEVHDYIQPGDTRVIAHTRLIGGGEQDSVTFDTKRLKAGTAYSFYCSFPFHSTLMKGTLTLGS encoded by the coding sequence ATGACTCGCCAGCTCCTGCTTCTCACCTTGCTCGCTGCTGCCCCGACCGCCTGGTCGGCGCAACCATGCGCCGTAGAAATCCATGGCACCGACCAGATGACATTCGACAAGGCCGCCATCAGCGTGCCGGCGGCCTGCAGTACGTTCACGGTCACCCTCACCCACCCTGGCGCCATGCCGAAGAACGTGATGGGCCACAACTGGGTGCTGAGCACCCAGGCCGACATGCAGGGCGTACTCGACGAGGGTCAGAAGGCCGGCGAGGTGCACGACTACATCCAGCCCGGCGACACCCGGGTCATCGCCCACACCCGTCTGATCGGCGGCGGCGAACAGGACAGCGTCACCTTCGACACCAAGCGGCTGAAAGCCGGTACCGCCTACAGCTTCTACTGCTCGTTCCCGTTCCACAGCACCCTGATGAAGGGCACCCTGACCCTCGGCAGCTGA